A genomic region of Criblamydia sequanensis CRIB-18 contains the following coding sequences:
- the rplX gene encoding 50S ribosomal protein L24 — translation MKKIKAEKAVYATKKIRKGDKVVAIAGNNKGQQGTVLKVIGDKVIVQGLNLRKRHVKRSQQNTAGGIIEMEKPIHVSNLSPSVNEGEPVKLKVKANDKGEKQLVYKDGDQDKVYRSLKKHNN, via the coding sequence ATGAAGAAAATTAAAGCTGAAAAAGCTGTATATGCGACAAAAAAAATCCGTAAAGGTGATAAAGTTGTTGCCATTGCCGGAAACAACAAAGGACAACAAGGCACTGTTCTTAAAGTTATCGGTGATAAAGTGATTGTACAAGGTTTGAATTTGCGAAAGCGCCATGTTAAGCGCTCCCAGCAAAACACAGCCGGTGGAATCATAGAAATGGAGAAGCCCATTCACGTATCTAATTTAAGTCCGTCTGTGAATGAGGGTGAACCTGTAAAGCTTAAAGTTAAAGCGAACGACAAAGGGGAAAAACAGCTCGTCTACAAAGACGGCGACCAAGATAAAGTGTATCGTTCCTTAAAAAAACATAACAATTAA
- the rplN gene encoding 50S ribosomal protein L14 has translation MIQQESELEVADNTGAKRVKCFKVLGGSKRRYAQVGDIIVCSVKAAAPDGSVKKGDVVKCVIVRTTKYIKRKDGSKLRFDTNSCVLIDDKLNPRGTRIFGPVAREVRDRGYLKIASLAPEVI, from the coding sequence ATGATTCAGCAGGAATCAGAGCTTGAAGTCGCTGACAATACCGGCGCAAAGCGTGTGAAATGCTTCAAAGTCTTAGGTGGATCGAAAAGACGCTATGCGCAAGTTGGCGATATAATCGTCTGTTCTGTGAAAGCGGCCGCACCGGATGGGAGCGTTAAAAAAGGCGATGTCGTTAAATGCGTAATCGTCAGAACGACCAAGTACATCAAACGTAAAGATGGATCCAAATTGCGTTTTGATACTAATAGTTGCGTGTTAATCGATGATAAGCTAAATCCTCGCGGAACCCGTATATTTGGGCCCGTAGCAAGAGAAGTTCGAGACAGAGGCTACCTTAAAATAGCATCGCTCGCACCGGAGGTAATCTAA